The following coding sequences are from one Formosa haliotis window:
- a CDS encoding LolA family protein, with protein sequence MKTCLLALTLCFSLVGFSQSDAKAKALLDQVSKKVKSYDNISLDFKYVLHNEAENINQETRGDVVMEGEKYILNILGITRIFDGKTLYSINPEDEEVTISTEDPNDENSITPSKMLSFYSEGYTFKMDKEQNIKGRKIQYVKLIPMDSNSEINHVLLGIDPQTNHIYNLIEVGKNGTQTTLTVTAFKTNETLSKALFTFDKNKYKNYYINKLN encoded by the coding sequence ATGAAAACATGTTTACTTGCACTAACCTTATGCTTTAGCCTTGTAGGTTTTAGCCAAAGCGATGCAAAAGCCAAAGCCCTATTAGATCAGGTTTCAAAAAAAGTAAAATCTTACGACAATATTTCTTTAGATTTTAAATACGTCCTTCATAATGAAGCCGAAAACATTAACCAAGAAACCCGTGGCGATGTGGTTATGGAAGGCGAAAAATACATTTTAAACATCTTGGGCATCACGCGTATATTCGACGGAAAAACCCTATACAGTATTAATCCTGAAGATGAAGAAGTAACCATTTCTACGGAAGATCCTAACGACGAAAACAGTATTACCCCTAGCAAAATGTTATCGTTTTACAGCGAAGGTTATACGTTTAAAATGGACAAAGAGCAAAACATTAAAGGAAGAAAAATTCAGTACGTAAAATTAATTCCGATGGATTCTAATTCCGAAATTAATCATGTGCTATTAGGAATCGATCCGCAAACAAACCATATTTACAATTTAATTGAAGTTGGTAAAAACGGAACACAAACCACCCTTACTGTTACTGCTTTTAAAACTAACGAAACCTTATCTAAAGCCTTATTTACCTTTGATAAAAACAAATACAAAAATTACTACATCAATAAATTAAACTAG
- a CDS encoding LptF/LptG family permease: protein MKILDRYILTTYLKTFISVFVILMMIFVLQTIWLFIKELAGKDLDVIVILKFLLYYSPKLIPLVLPLTILLTSIMVFGSFAENYEFAAMKSTGISLQRAMAGLSVFIVILGIVTFFFANNVIPWGEYESYNLRKNIAKLKPAMVIAEGQFNDFGSLNIKVAKKTGDQGQYLHNVIIHKKAENGLGNYTTIVAKEGELLSQEKSDVLKLILKDGNYYDDTPPKKANERRRRPLTKSAFDTYTLNTDLSQFNDVDLDDKNVSDKYNMLNVTDLDYTIDSLTTERSKDYNSFSNNIYNRYGIKGLETTIKPKNDSVFTGNLLDLFDSYKRIQIVELSINNASSTQQIIRTNEKSFKAKSSWINKHVIALHEKLSLGFACIILFFVGAPLGALIRKGGLGLPMIIAILLFLTYHFIGIFAKNSAKDGTFSPILASWFSTLIMFPLGVFLTRRATADKGLFEFDHILIPLKKLLPFKDHSKDTFPDGLSRDFTDFKRYKEDKLLELIKNPTSYNYHESGKIEALYTLQERNLSLEAIKAKGVKIDSKFETSLHLVSLFKIHSKIALIFNAIGIVLLILFFILKNNKMPEFAFISVQLSIISFVVFIIYYIAQQLNIMALKKHLKQKNKTSSIPMLILGIFLFPIAFIFNKHKANADLSKDAILHLN, encoded by the coding sequence TTGAAAATATTAGACCGATATATATTAACCACATACCTTAAAACATTCATCAGCGTATTTGTAATACTCATGATGATTTTTGTGTTGCAAACCATTTGGCTTTTTATAAAAGAATTGGCCGGAAAGGATTTGGATGTTATCGTTATTTTAAAATTTTTACTGTACTATTCCCCTAAATTAATTCCGTTAGTATTACCGCTTACTATTTTACTAACTTCTATTATGGTTTTTGGAAGCTTTGCCGAAAACTATGAATTTGCGGCCATGAAATCGACAGGAATTTCGTTGCAACGTGCCATGGCTGGGCTTAGTGTATTTATTGTTATACTAGGAATTGTTACCTTTTTCTTTGCCAACAATGTTATTCCTTGGGGAGAATACGAGTCTTATAATCTTCGTAAAAATATTGCGAAACTAAAACCCGCAATGGTTATTGCAGAGGGCCAGTTTAACGATTTTGGATCACTTAATATTAAAGTCGCAAAAAAAACAGGAGATCAAGGCCAATATTTACACAACGTTATTATTCATAAAAAAGCGGAAAACGGTCTAGGAAACTACACCACAATAGTTGCTAAGGAAGGTGAATTGCTTAGCCAGGAAAAATCTGATGTTTTAAAACTCATCTTAAAAGATGGAAATTATTACGATGATACACCTCCAAAAAAAGCAAACGAAAGACGACGCCGCCCGCTAACAAAAAGTGCATTCGATACTTATACGCTTAATACCGATTTATCGCAATTTAATGATGTCGATTTAGACGACAAAAATGTAAGCGACAAGTATAATATGTTGAATGTTACAGATTTAGATTACACCATAGATTCTCTTACCACAGAACGCTCTAAAGATTACAATTCGTTCTCGAATAACATATACAATCGCTACGGAATTAAAGGTTTAGAAACAACCATTAAACCGAAAAACGACAGCGTATTTACGGGCAATCTATTAGATTTATTCGACTCTTATAAACGTATTCAAATTGTAGAATTATCTATCAATAATGCCTCAAGCACGCAACAAATTATTAGAACTAACGAAAAATCGTTTAAAGCAAAATCATCTTGGATAAACAAGCACGTTATTGCTTTACACGAAAAATTATCTTTAGGATTTGCCTGTATCATTCTCTTTTTTGTGGGAGCGCCATTGGGTGCTTTAATTAGAAAAGGGGGATTAGGTTTACCTATGATTATTGCCATTTTATTATTTTTAACCTACCACTTCATCGGGATATTTGCTAAAAACAGTGCTAAAGACGGAACGTTTAGTCCTATTTTAGCCTCTTGGTTTTCAACCTTAATTATGTTTCCTTTAGGTGTGTTTTTAACGCGTCGCGCTACAGCAGACAAAGGTTTATTCGAGTTCGATCATATATTAATTCCGCTTAAAAAACTATTACCTTTTAAAGATCACTCTAAAGACACTTTTCCAGATGGTTTAAGTAGAGATTTTACCGACTTTAAACGCTATAAAGAAGATAAGCTACTAGAGCTTATAAAAAATCCAACAAGCTATAATTACCATGAATCAGGAAAAATTGAAGCTTTGTATACCTTGCAAGAACGCAATTTAAGTTTAGAGGCCATTAAAGCAAAAGGCGTTAAAATAGATTCGAAATTCGAAACGTCTTTACATCTGGTATCCCTATTCAAAATTCATTCTAAAATCGCTTTAATTTTTAATGCCATTGGTATTGTATTACTCATATTATTTTTCATTTTGAAAAACAATAAAATGCCAGAATTTGCATTTATATCCGTACAATTAAGCATTATATCTTTTGTCGTATTTATAATCTA